The genomic window AATTCGATCAGTTCAGGATCGTTCATACTATTTAAAACAGCGTAAGTCCGGTATAAATAAAATTTCTCTTTATACATTTTCAGAAAACAGAAGCTATTCTTCTAAAGTTATACCGGACCTGCGCTACTTATATTCTATTTCATCATTTACTTTTAATCTGTAAAAACATACTTATGAAATCGGCAAAATTTACCGAAAAGAAGTACCTTGTCGTACTGGCTTTTGTAACTTCATTGTTTTTTTTCTGGGCTATTGCCCTTACGATGGGTGACGTTCTGAACAAGCATTTCCAGAATGTCCTTCATATTTCCAAATCCAAATCCGGGCTGGTACAGCTGTCTATTTTCGGAGCCTATGCGCTCATGGGAATTCCTGCCGGGCTTTTCATGAAAAAGTTCGGTTACAAAATGGGCGTTATTCTGGGCCTTACCTTATTTGCAGGAGGATGTTTTCTCTTTGTTCCGGCAGCCAATATGGCTTCTTTCGATTTTTTCCGGGTAGCGCTTTTCATCCTCGCTTTGGGAATGGCAACCCTGGAAACCGTAGCACACCCTTTCGTGGCTTCGTTAGGCGATGAAAGAACAAGCGACCAACGGGTTAACTTTGCACAGTCCTTCAACGGATTGGGCGCCATTGTAGGCCCTTTGCTCGGCGGATTTTTCATCTTTAGCGGAACCGGAGGAGATCAGTCCCTGGATTCTGTAAAAACGCTGTATACCTGGATCGGAATCGTGGTGCTGGTTTTGGTGGTTATTTTCGCCTTTATTAAAGTTCCGGACCTGAAGGATCCTCATGCAGAAGAAACCGAAATCCTCGAACATGCTACCGGGGAAGATCACCATCATGATATCGTAAATGCAGACGCACCGCTCTGGAAGCAGAGACATTTTGTATTTGCCGTTATCGCACAGTTTTTCAATATTGCGGCACAGGGTGGTACATGGGCGTTTTTCATCAATTACGGCGTAGAAAAAATGCACCTTCAGGAAACACAGGCTTCGTACTACTTTTCACTGAGTATGGCCATGATGATGGTCGGAAGATTCATAGGAACCTTCTTAATGAGATATATTGCTCCGAATAAAGTGCTGGCGATTTTTACAGCCTGTAACATTGTCCTTTGCCTAATTATTTCTCAAAGTTTCGGATGGGTTTCCTTTATCAGTTTAATTCTGCTCAACTTATTCCTGAGCGTGATGTATCCTACCATTTTTAGTTTAGGCTTAAAAAAATTAGGCGGAAAGGTTCACCAGGCTTCATCTTTCCTGGTAATGGCGATGTTTGGTGGTGCATTCTTTACACCGATTATGGGGAAAATAGCTGAAACGGATGTTGCGCACGCTTATCTTTTACCGATTATCTGTTATGCAATAATCATTGTATTTGCTGTAAAACTTTATAAACCGAAAACATTAAAGTAAGCATCAATGATGAAAAATACCTATGTAAAAAGTTGCCTGCTGTTGCTGATGATTTTCAGTAAGGCAACTTTTGCCCAGATCGTTATTACCAACCAGAAGTTTTCATTCGGGACCACGGGAAGAATCGGGGCCGGCTATTCCCCGAATGCAGACGGCAGAACAGGTAGGCAATTGAATCTGAATAATCAGGGATCTCTGGGAGGAAGAATGGACCAGGGCGACTATGTGGATTTTCTGCCGGCTTTTCATTTCACGCCGGTGGTGGGCGACAGTGCAAAGAAAACAAAGATCGATATGCAGGCCAGGCTGAGTTTTTATTCCGGAGGAACTTTTCTGGGTAATGTAGATACCAAATCGAACCAGGGAATGATCGTCGCTTTGCCGGAAGCATTTGTAGAAGCGAGGAATATTATGGGAAGCGACTGGGATGTCTGGGCCGGATCCCGGTGGCTGCGTTTCGATGATGTGCATATCGCGGATTATTTTTATTTTGACGACCATTCTTCAACGGGTTGGGGAGTACGGCATAAAAACACCCGGTTTTCGATGTTCTTCCCTGCGGCTATCGATACGGCAGCCAGCAATTCGACACCGTACTCTTACACCAATGTCATCAGCGGAGGGAAAAATCTGATCTACCGGCAGCGTGAAGTTTTTGTGCTGGAACAGACGATTCCTTTTAAGAACAACGACCACAAGGTAAAATTACTTGGTGAATTCCATACCGTAGACAAATCCGGAAAAAATTCGGTGGAGCAATATCCGGCGGATCACGGCTGGGTGCTGGGTGCAAAATTAAGTTCGACCCTTAAAACAAGGCTGCCCGGTTCTTTCAACCAGATTTCTTTCCGTTACGGATCAGGAATTGCCAATGGCGGAGACAGCGGAAATACCCAGACCTGGAGAACCTACGGTGCTCCCAATGAAAAAGGAACCTACAGAAGTGCCTATTCTTTTACTGCCGTTGAACATATTCTACTCAATCTTTCCAGCCGGTGGTCCCTGAACGGTTATGCCGTTTACACCCGAAGCAAGGGAGGTGCAGACAGCGACAAGGCCATCGATTATTACAAAAGAGATATTTTTAATAAAAAATCCGAATTCAATACCGGGGTGCGGGCTACGTATTACTTCAACAACTGGTTCCACATCGTTTCGGAACTCCATTATGCCCAAAGAAAAGACGGCAGCCAGGATCCGGCATCAATGGTAAAACTCGTACTGGCTCCGACCATCGTTCCGACCGCCGAAAGAAGCGTCTGGGCGAGACCGCACATCCGGTTTATTGCTGAGGTATCAAGATATAACGATCAGGCGATGAACACTCTGTATTCACCGTTTCTCCATCAGTCGGGAGCGAAAAGATTCGGAACCTATTTAGGGGTAAGAACAGAATGGTGGGTATTTTAAAAATAAAAAATAAATAGTACATATGAAGATAAAATTCGGGGCATCGCTTCTTTCATGGATCACTCCGATATGGAATCCTGAAGCCGGAAAATATGCCATTGAAAAAACCGCCGGGGCAGGTTTCGATCTTATCGAGATTCTGCTTCCGCCATCGATGGAATTTAATGCAAAAGAAGTGAAGAAACAGCTCAAAGACCATCAGCTTGATGTAGTCTGCTCATTAAATCTTCCAAGAGAAGCGCATATTGCGTTTCACCCGGAAGCTGCCGAAAGGTTAATAAAACAGGCCATTGATAAAACATCCGAGCTGGAAACCGACTTTCTGGGTGGTGTTCTTCACGGCGGCATTGGTGTTTTTTCGGGAAATCCTTTAACGGAAAATGAATCGGAAATTATTGCCGAAGTCTGGAGCCGTGTGGCAGATTATGCTAAAGAAAAAGGCGTAAACATCGGAATTGAACCGATCAACCGATATGAAACGTATGTCTGCAATACCGCAGGGAATGTTTTGGATTTAATTGGAAAAACAGGAAAAGACAACCTGTTTCTTCACCTGGATACCTTCCACATGAATATCGAGGAAAATAATTTTTATGATCCGGTTATTCTTGCCGGAAAAAAACTGAAGCATATTCACATGACGGAATCCCACCGCGGAATGCTGGGAGAAGGGACCGTAAACTGGGACGAGCTGTTCGCCGCTTTGAAGGAAATTGATTTTGAAGGCAATCTTGTTCTTGAAAACTTTTC from Chryseobacterium sp. SORGH_AS_0447 includes these protein-coding regions:
- a CDS encoding sugar MFS transporter, producing MKSAKFTEKKYLVVLAFVTSLFFFWAIALTMGDVLNKHFQNVLHISKSKSGLVQLSIFGAYALMGIPAGLFMKKFGYKMGVILGLTLFAGGCFLFVPAANMASFDFFRVALFILALGMATLETVAHPFVASLGDERTSDQRVNFAQSFNGLGAIVGPLLGGFFIFSGTGGDQSLDSVKTLYTWIGIVVLVLVVIFAFIKVPDLKDPHAEETEILEHATGEDHHHDIVNADAPLWKQRHFVFAVIAQFFNIAAQGGTWAFFINYGVEKMHLQETQASYYFSLSMAMMMVGRFIGTFLMRYIAPNKVLAIFTACNIVLCLIISQSFGWVSFISLILLNLFLSVMYPTIFSLGLKKLGGKVHQASSFLVMAMFGGAFFTPIMGKIAETDVAHAYLLPIICYAIIIVFAVKLYKPKTLK
- a CDS encoding carbohydrate porin encodes the protein MMKNTYVKSCLLLLMIFSKATFAQIVITNQKFSFGTTGRIGAGYSPNADGRTGRQLNLNNQGSLGGRMDQGDYVDFLPAFHFTPVVGDSAKKTKIDMQARLSFYSGGTFLGNVDTKSNQGMIVALPEAFVEARNIMGSDWDVWAGSRWLRFDDVHIADYFYFDDHSSTGWGVRHKNTRFSMFFPAAIDTAASNSTPYSYTNVISGGKNLIYRQREVFVLEQTIPFKNNDHKVKLLGEFHTVDKSGKNSVEQYPADHGWVLGAKLSSTLKTRLPGSFNQISFRYGSGIANGGDSGNTQTWRTYGAPNEKGTYRSAYSFTAVEHILLNLSSRWSLNGYAVYTRSKGGADSDKAIDYYKRDIFNKKSEFNTGVRATYYFNNWFHIVSELHYAQRKDGSQDPASMVKLVLAPTIVPTAERSVWARPHIRFIAEVSRYNDQAMNTLYSPFLHQSGAKRFGTYLGVRTEWWVF
- a CDS encoding sugar phosphate isomerase/epimerase; the protein is MKIKFGASLLSWITPIWNPEAGKYAIEKTAGAGFDLIEILLPPSMEFNAKEVKKQLKDHQLDVVCSLNLPREAHIAFHPEAAERLIKQAIDKTSELETDFLGGVLHGGIGVFSGNPLTENESEIIAEVWSRVADYAKEKGVNIGIEPINRYETYVCNTAGNVLDLIGKTGKDNLFLHLDTFHMNIEENNFYDPVILAGKKLKHIHMTESHRGMLGEGTVNWDELFAALKEIDFEGNLVLENFSSSIPGMQQMVSLWQKSPHPADELAAGSLQFMKNRCGM